The following coding sequences lie in one Streptococcus suis genomic window:
- the pepF gene encoding oligoendopeptidase F gives MSKQRHEIEEKYQWDLTTVFPTDDAWEAELVDLQAETEKTKEFAGHLLDSAKSLLEISETQLGLMRRIEKLYVYASMKNDQDTREGKYQEFQAKAMGLYAAFSQAFAFYEPEFMAITEEQLEAFKAEEPTLVQYSHQFEKLLAAKDHVLSQEVEEVLAATSEIFESPAETFSVLDNASLRFPEIADEDGHLVPLSHGNYIHFMESKNRDVRQEAYEAMYGTYEQFQHTYAKTLQSNVKVNNLKARLRKYDSARHASLAANFIPESVYDTLVAAVNKHLPLLHRYINLRKKLLGIEDLKMYDMYTPLSDFSTKISYEDALKKCQETLEIFGEDYSAIVKEAFENRWIDVHVNEGKRSGAYSGGAYDTNAFMLLNWQDNLDNMYTLIHETGHSLHSMLTRKTQPYVYGHYSLFLAEIASTTNENLLTEKLLAEVEDDKERFAILNHYLDGFRGTVFRQTQFAEFEQAIYKADQEGQVLTADFLNELYGQTNEKYYGLSAEENPEIQFEWARIPHFYYNFYVYQYATGFAAASALANKIVNGSPEDKENYLNYLKAGSSDYSLNVIAKAGVDMTKEDYLNDAFKVFEARLEELEALVEKGVHL, from the coding sequence ATGTCTAAACAACGTCATGAAATTGAAGAAAAATACCAGTGGGACTTGACCACTGTTTTCCCAACCGATGATGCCTGGGAGGCAGAACTTGTAGATTTACAAGCTGAAACTGAAAAAACAAAAGAATTTGCAGGTCATTTGCTGGACTCAGCTAAAAGTCTCTTAGAAATTAGCGAAACGCAACTCGGTCTCATGCGTCGCATTGAAAAACTCTATGTCTATGCGTCTATGAAGAACGACCAAGATACTCGTGAAGGCAAATATCAGGAATTTCAAGCTAAGGCCATGGGCTTGTATGCTGCCTTTTCACAGGCTTTTGCCTTCTATGAGCCTGAATTTATGGCCATTACTGAAGAGCAGCTGGAGGCCTTTAAGGCAGAAGAGCCTACTCTTGTTCAGTACAGCCACCAATTTGAAAAACTTTTAGCGGCTAAGGACCATGTCCTGTCACAAGAGGTGGAAGAAGTATTGGCAGCAACCAGCGAGATTTTTGAATCACCTGCTGAAACCTTCTCAGTCTTGGACAATGCCAGTCTGCGTTTCCCAGAAATCGCAGATGAAGACGGTCACTTGGTGCCACTTTCACACGGAAACTACATCCACTTTATGGAGTCTAAAAACCGTGATGTCCGCCAAGAAGCATACGAAGCTATGTACGGTACCTACGAGCAGTTCCAGCATACATACGCTAAGACCCTTCAGTCTAATGTCAAAGTCAATAACCTGAAAGCTCGTTTACGGAAGTACGACTCAGCTCGTCACGCATCACTTGCAGCTAATTTCATTCCAGAATCCGTTTACGATACATTAGTGGCGGCAGTCAACAAGCACCTTCCGCTCTTGCACCGTTATATCAATTTGCGTAAGAAACTCCTGGGGATTGAGGACTTGAAGATGTACGATATGTACACACCATTGTCAGATTTTAGTACTAAGATTTCTTACGAAGATGCTCTTAAAAAATGTCAAGAAACCTTGGAAATCTTCGGCGAAGATTACTCTGCTATCGTAAAAGAAGCCTTCGAAAACCGCTGGATTGATGTCCATGTTAATGAAGGAAAACGCTCAGGAGCCTATTCAGGTGGGGCCTACGATACCAACGCCTTCATGCTTCTCAATTGGCAGGATAACTTGGATAACATGTACACCCTTATCCATGAAACAGGGCATTCTCTTCACTCTATGTTGACTCGTAAGACTCAACCCTATGTCTATGGTCATTATTCCCTCTTCTTGGCAGAAATTGCTTCAACAACCAATGAAAATCTTTTGACTGAAAAACTCTTGGCAGAAGTAGAAGATGACAAGGAACGCTTTGCTATTCTCAACCATTACCTAGATGGTTTCCGTGGTACAGTCTTCCGCCAGACCCAATTTGCCGAGTTTGAACAAGCTATCTATAAGGCAGACCAGGAAGGTCAGGTCTTGACGGCTGATTTTCTAAATGAATTGTACGGTCAGACAAACGAGAAATATTACGGACTTTCTGCAGAAGAAAATCCAGAAATCCAGTTTGAGTGGGCTCGTATTCCACACTTCTATTACAATTTCTATGTCTATCAATATGCGACAGGTTTCGCAGCAGCATCAGCTCTAGCAAACAAGATTGTCAACGGCAGTCCAGAAGACAAAGAAAACTATCTCAACTACTTAAAGGCTGGTAGCTCAGATTACTCCCTCAATGT
- a CDS encoding competence protein CoiA produces MLVAVDQKGKTVNLLEKPEVKKEEYFCPACAGKVRYRSGKILRSHFAHQTLRDCDFWSENESAQHLSLKSSLYKWLQGQEEVELEAYLPATKQVADILVNQQLALEVQCSSLSISRLQERTMAYQQAGIAVLWLLGKDLWLGERLTNLHKQFLYFSMNMGFHLWELDDEKKELRLRHLIHEDLRGKVHCLTKVFPFGEGNLLEILRLPFAKQALSHLTCPLDRDLPRYIAQQLYYKSPNWLALQAESYSRGENLLTKTAEEWYPHIRLPRSAIGFAQIKQDLTPIYQAFDRFYDKAKDKRKQILYPPIIYRKPM; encoded by the coding sequence ATGTTAGTAGCCGTCGATCAAAAAGGAAAAACTGTCAATCTTTTGGAAAAACCAGAGGTGAAAAAGGAAGAGTATTTCTGCCCAGCCTGTGCGGGCAAGGTCCGCTATCGGTCTGGAAAAATTCTGCGTTCGCACTTTGCCCACCAAACCCTGCGGGATTGTGATTTCTGGTCCGAGAATGAGTCCGCCCAGCACCTGTCCCTCAAGTCCAGTTTGTATAAGTGGTTACAGGGTCAGGAAGAAGTAGAGTTAGAGGCCTATCTTCCTGCAACCAAGCAGGTGGCAGATATCTTGGTTAATCAGCAACTTGCCTTGGAAGTCCAGTGTTCTAGCCTGTCTATTTCACGCTTGCAGGAACGGACTATGGCCTACCAACAAGCAGGTATAGCCGTTCTGTGGCTTCTGGGAAAGGATCTCTGGCTTGGAGAACGGCTGACCAATCTCCACAAACAATTTCTGTATTTTAGTATGAATATGGGGTTTCATCTCTGGGAGTTGGATGACGAGAAAAAAGAATTGCGTCTTCGTCACCTTATTCACGAAGACTTACGAGGTAAGGTCCACTGTCTGACAAAGGTTTTTCCATTTGGCGAGGGAAATTTATTGGAAATCTTGCGTCTGCCTTTTGCCAAGCAAGCTTTATCGCATCTTACTTGCCCGTTAGATAGGGATTTGCCTCGCTACATTGCTCAACAGCTTTATTACAAATCCCCCAATTGGTTAGCCCTGCAGGCAGAGTCTTATAGCCGAGGGGAGAATTTGCTGACAAAGACGGCAGAAGAATGGTATCCCCACATCCGTCTACCCCGCTCTGCCATTGGCTTTGCCCAAATCAAGCAAGACCTGACACCGATTTACCAAGCATTTGATCGGTTTTACGACAAAGCAAAAGATAAGAGAAAACAAATCTTGTATCCACCTATCATTTATAGAAAACCAATGTAA
- a CDS encoding N-acetyltransferase: MTKKFDKWEKDGFILQSFQAGFAEKYYEDCFTKPSAEIDRLTGSSGTYKKEDVVSYYNRIVTDPNRFDFMLIAPDGTFIGESVINELDRENSSANFRIVIFDEDYLGQGLGSWAVEKTRDFAFEQVGLHRLELEVFSFNPRAKRAYEKAGFRLEGVKRDSQKTADGYADTLIMSILEDEWKALKKPAD, from the coding sequence ATGACAAAAAAATTTGATAAATGGGAAAAGGACGGCTTCATTCTGCAGTCCTTTCAAGCGGGCTTTGCGGAGAAGTATTATGAGGACTGTTTTACCAAGCCTTCCGCTGAAATTGATCGCCTGACGGGGAGTTCGGGAACTTATAAGAAAGAGGATGTTGTCAGTTACTACAACCGGATTGTCACTGACCCTAATCGGTTTGATTTTATGCTGATTGCACCCGACGGGACCTTTATCGGCGAGTCGGTTATCAATGAACTGGATAGGGAAAACAGCTCTGCTAACTTCCGTATTGTTATCTTTGACGAGGACTATCTGGGACAAGGTCTGGGCTCTTGGGCAGTTGAGAAAACCAGGGATTTCGCTTTTGAACAAGTCGGCCTGCACCGCTTGGAACTAGAAGTTTTTTCCTTCAATCCGCGTGCCAAGCGTGCCTATGAAAAAGCCGGCTTTCGTTTGGAAGGCGTCAAGCGTGACAGCCAAAAAACAGCAGACGGCTACGCCGACACCCTCATCATGTCTATCTTAGAAGACGAATGGAAAGCACTCAAAAAACCAGCCGACTAG
- a CDS encoding methionine--tRNA ligase (methionine--tRNA ligase; MetRS; adds methionine to tRNA(Met) with cleavage of ATP to AMP and diphosphate; some MetRS enzymes form dimers depending on a C-terminal domain that is also found in other proteins such as Trbp111 in Aquifex aeolicus and the cold-shock protein CsaA from Bacillus subtilis while others do not; four subfamilies exist based on sequence motifs and zinc content), which yields MTKTPFYITTPIYYPSGKLHIGSAYTTIACDVLARYKRLMGHEVFYLTGLDEHGQKIEEKAKEAGLTPQAYVDGMAVGVKELWNLLDISYDKFIRTTDDYHEEVVAAVFEKLLAQDDIYLGEYSGWYSVSDEEFFTESQLEEVFRDKNGKVTGGIAPSGHEVAWVSEESYFLRLSKYQDKLVEFFNAHPDFIQPDGRLNEIMKNFIEPGLEDLAVSRTSFTWGVPVPSNPKHVVYVWIDALLNYATALGYGQEETANYDKFWNGTVYHMVGKDILRFHSIYWPIMLMMLDMKLPDRLVAHGWFVMKDGKMSKSKGNVVYPEMLVERFGLDPLRYYLMRSLPVGSDGTFTPEDYVGRINYELANDLGNLLNRTVAMLNKYFGGQVPTFVANVTDFDADLAAVVAENLASYHKYMEAVDYPRALEAVWNIISRTNKYIDETAPWVLAKDEADRDKLAAVMAHLTAGLRVVAHLIQPFMMTTSNAIMEQLGLGTAFDLENLDFAGLPAGLTVVAKGTPIFPRLDMEEEIAYIQAQMGGSSAISQEEEKEWNPADVELKNEKAAIKFEDFDKVEIRVAEVKEVAKVEGSDKLLKFRLDAGDGQDRQILSGIAKYYPNEQELVGKKVQIVANLKPRKMMGLLSQGMILSAEHGDNLTLLTVDPSVPNGSQIG from the coding sequence ATGACAAAAACACCGTTTTATATCACCACACCGATTTATTATCCGTCTGGCAAGCTCCATATTGGCTCGGCCTACACAACTATTGCCTGCGATGTCTTGGCTCGCTACAAGCGTCTCATGGGGCACGAGGTTTTCTACCTGACAGGGCTTGATGAGCACGGCCAGAAGATTGAAGAGAAGGCTAAAGAAGCAGGTCTGACACCTCAGGCCTACGTTGACGGCATGGCGGTTGGCGTTAAAGAGCTCTGGAACTTGCTAGACATCTCTTACGACAAGTTCATCCGCACGACCGACGATTACCACGAGGAAGTAGTGGCGGCTGTTTTTGAAAAATTGCTGGCGCAGGACGACATTTACTTGGGAGAGTATTCTGGATGGTACTCCGTATCAGACGAGGAATTTTTCACCGAGAGCCAATTAGAAGAGGTCTTCCGAGATAAAAACGGCAAGGTAACAGGCGGTATCGCTCCCAGCGGTCACGAGGTTGCCTGGGTTTCAGAAGAATCCTACTTCCTTCGCCTCAGCAAGTATCAGGATAAATTGGTCGAGTTTTTCAATGCTCATCCAGACTTTATCCAGCCGGACGGTCGTCTCAATGAAATCATGAAAAACTTCATCGAGCCAGGATTGGAAGATTTGGCAGTATCTCGGACATCATTTACTTGGGGCGTGCCTGTACCGTCCAATCCTAAACACGTTGTCTATGTTTGGATTGATGCTCTACTCAACTATGCGACGGCCTTGGGTTATGGTCAGGAAGAAACAGCCAACTACGACAAGTTCTGGAATGGAACAGTTTACCACATGGTTGGTAAGGACATTCTTCGTTTTCACTCTATTTATTGGCCAATCATGCTCATGATGTTGGACATGAAGTTGCCAGACCGCTTGGTTGCTCATGGTTGGTTTGTCATGAAAGATGGCAAGATGTCCAAGTCTAAGGGCAATGTAGTCTATCCAGAAATGTTGGTCGAGCGTTTCGGCTTGGATCCACTGCGTTATTACCTCATGCGTAGTCTGCCAGTCGGCTCTGACGGCACCTTTACACCAGAAGATTATGTTGGTCGTATCAACTACGAACTGGCCAACGACCTTGGAAACTTGCTCAACCGAACTGTTGCTATGCTTAACAAGTATTTCGGTGGTCAGGTGCCAACTTTTGTTGCCAACGTGACAGATTTTGATGCGGACTTGGCAGCAGTAGTGGCTGAAAACTTAGCAAGCTACCACAAGTATATGGAAGCTGTTGACTATCCACGCGCTCTGGAAGCTGTTTGGAATATCATTTCCCGTACCAACAAGTACATCGATGAAACAGCTCCGTGGGTCTTGGCAAAAGACGAAGCTGACCGTGACAAGTTGGCAGCAGTTATGGCCCACTTGACAGCAGGTCTTCGTGTGGTGGCTCACCTCATTCAGCCATTCATGATGACGACGTCTAATGCTATTATGGAACAGCTTGGTTTGGGAACAGCATTTGACCTTGAAAACCTTGATTTTGCAGGCCTTCCAGCTGGTTTGACTGTGGTTGCAAAAGGCACGCCTATCTTCCCACGTCTGGATATGGAAGAGGAAATCGCCTATATCCAAGCCCAAATGGGTGGTAGCTCTGCTATTTCCCAAGAGGAAGAAAAAGAGTGGAACCCAGCTGACGTGGAACTCAAAAACGAAAAAGCTGCGATCAAGTTCGAGGACTTTGATAAGGTGGAAATCCGCGTGGCCGAAGTCAAGGAAGTAGCCAAGGTGGAGGGCTCTGACAAGCTGCTCAAATTCCGTCTGGACGCAGGTGATGGCCAGGACCGTCAAATCCTATCTGGTATCGCCAAGTACTATCCAAATGAGCAAGAGTTGGTCGGCAAGAAAGTCCAAATCGTTGCTAATCTCAAGCCACGTAAGATGATGGGCTTGCTCAGCCAGGGCATGATCCTCTCAGCCGAACATGGTGACAATTTAACACTCTTAACAGTCGATCCATCTGTGCCAAACGGCAGTCAGATTGGGTAG